In the genome of Polaromonas vacuolata, the window GCTGGAAATGTCAGCTGCACTGCTTTTTATCTCTGTAGTAGTAGCCCTTCCCGAGCGTTCTAGGCGGCTAAACCTATCGCTTGTGCTGATGACCGTCTTAGGCCTATTAATCGCCCTTGCGATGATGAAGATGCCGACCGAGCAGCGCATTGATATCTTTCATGCCTACATTTTTTTGCCACAGCTATTAGGCGCTTATGCGCTGTTCTGGGCCTGGCGACGTGGCGACCGTTTCGCCCCCTGGCTGATACTGGGCTTTACGCCCATGGTGCTGGCCGAAATGAGTCTGCTGGCAAAGAACGCTGGTCTGCTAGAGCCTAGCGGTCTTGTCGTTTACAGCTCGCAAATCGGCCTAGCATTGCAACTACCCATCATCATGGTGGTGCAGATGCTGCGCAGCGCACAGCGGCGCGAAAACATACGCCGCATCAGCGGACTAGACCGAGTTGATCCAGAAACTGGCTTGATTAATGGCTATGTGCTGGTCGAACGCTTAAAGCGCATGATTGGTCGGTCCACCCGCCTCAAGCACTCCAGTGCAGTGCTGTTGATAGACATCGTCAACACAGAGCAGATTTACCGGGAATTTGGTCGTCAAGCCGCAGACGAGTTACCGCTGCGAGTTGCCGAGCGCTTACTTTCGACCGCCCGTGAAATTGACAGTGCAGCACGTCTGTCAACACGGCGATTTGGCATGTTGGTCGAAGGGCCGATTAGCAGCGAAGAAGCGGCCTCACTAAGGCCGCGCATAGTCGCCCGCTGCCTGATGCCCTACAAGGGACTGCAAGAGAACTGCGTCGCCAGCGTTCACATCGCCTATGCATTGGTGCCGCAGCAAGGTTTGGACGCGCAAGTGCTGATGGCGCGATTAGAAGCTCGCCTAGCGGCAGCCCTGCCGAGTGACAAGCGTGCGGTATTTCCGCTTATTGAGGGTCTGCCAGAGCTAAAAAAACCGCGTTGGAAAAAAATAGACTTATCTAACTCAAGCCCGGCGCCAGAGTCCAAAAAATCAGTTGTCTTAGGTGAGGAGTTTGGCGTTAATAGTTTTGGTCAAGCGCGCACCTAAGGCCGTCAAAGCGTCTTAAAACAATCAGTTGTCTTCCGGCTTGGCGAGCGGGTCTTTTCGCTGGCCTAGATTGTTTTGCGTCTCGGGTGCAGTCCGAAGGACTGGCGCGGCAGCTTTAGTAGCCCGCGGATGGGCCGCATCGTAGATTTTCGCCAGATGCTGAAAATCGAGCCGGGTATAGCTTTGAGTCGTGGTGATGCTGGCGTGTCCTAGCAGCTCTTGCACCGCACGCAAGTCCCCGCTGGATTGCAACAAATGGCTGGCAAAAGAGTGACGCAACATATGCGGATGAACCGGTGTTGCCAGCCCCGCCAGTCGCGATCGCTGCTTGAGGCGTACGCGAATATGTTGAGGCGTTAGTCGACCGCCACTGGCGTTGATAAACAAAGCCGCATCAAGCCCAGCCCAACCCGGGCGCAGCGCCAACCAAGACTTGAGCGCCAGCAGCGCGGGTCCGCCCACGGGTACGCTGCGACGCTTCTCGCCCTTGCCCAACACAAAGGCTTGGGCATCATCCAGATCAATCCAGCCACGCGACTTGGCGCTGGCCTGAATATCTAAACCAACCAACTCGCCGATGCGAAAACCACAGCCGTACAACAGCTCGGTAATGCAGCGGTCGCGCGCTTCTAAGAATGGGCTTTGAGAATCTATTTCTAACGGGGCGGCAAAATTAGCCAATTGCACCGCCTCATCCACGCCCAGTGCTTTAGGCAGCGGTCTGGCCGCTCTGGGCGCCCGCACATCCTGCACCGGATTACTCGCAATCATGCCTTCACGGCCTAACCAGCGATAAAAGCCGCGCCAACCCGAGAGAATCAGCGCAATGCCGCGCGCGCTGCGTCCGCCTGAATGCATTTGCCCGACCCAGCGCCGCACATGACTGCCTTGCACCGCCGTCAACTCCAGGCCAGCGAGCAAAACGTAGTTTTCAAGTTTTTCTAAGTCTAGGCAATACAGCTCGACAGTCCGCTGGGCCAGACGTTTTTCTACCCTAACGTGTTCAAGATAGCGCTCGACCAACGCATGACCCTGACCCGGCGGCACCAACACAGCGGCAACAGGGAGAGGGTTAGGAGGCGCGTAACGATTGGGCCGAGGACCTTGCATAGTGAAAGTTAAACGCGCACCGACAACAGGCGGGTTAGCGCGGCGCCGGACAAGTCGCCAATCTGAGCCAAAAAGTCAGTCGCCATTTCGCTATGAAAGCGCGCCACATCTGGTGATGCCAGTACCAACATACCAAAGGCATCAAGGCCAGTGGCAGCGCGCAGCGGAATCAACGCCACCGATTGAGCTAATGCTGGCTCGGGCAGCCAAGCGGCGGCCTCGAAGTCAACATTTAAACCGCAATAAGGCGTACTTAAAGAAGAGGCAAAAGCTCGCGCATCAGCGCTAACCCCAGCATAAAAGTCTTGATCGAGCTGGTCGTCGTTAACACCCCAAACTTTAATGGCCGCCTGCGGAACGTCGAAAACAGATTTAATCTCCGCCACTATCGTGGCCGGCAAATCGTAAGCATGGGCGGTGAGAAGCAAGTGGCGCGTGCAGCTCTGCAGTTTGGCGGCAATCGTGACGTTCTCTTGACCGTTACGAATCATCTCCACCATTTTCGCTTCGAGTGCTTTGATCTTGTCGCGCAGCAACAAGGCTTGACGCTCCTGCAGGCTAATCGCCCGATTGCCGTGGCCACTGGAGAGCTGGACATTGGCAA includes:
- a CDS encoding DUF484 family protein, translated to MNPINNAITEDDIASFLVNTPDFFERHAALLANVQLSSGHGNRAISLQERQALLLRDKIKALEAKMVEMIRNGQENVTIAAKLQSCTRHLLLTAHAYDLPATIVAEIKSVFDVPQAAIKVWGVNDDQLDQDFYAGVSADARAFASSLSTPYCGLNVDFEAAAWLPEPALAQSVALIPLRAATGLDAFGMLVLASPDVARFHSEMATDFLAQIGDLSGAALTRLLSVRV
- a CDS encoding sensor domain-containing diguanylate cyclase → MKLAQHFHSLYRLSRLRHASRACQHWLKTIFSSLLLTIALLTSQNVWPRSILDLDTQAQPIALSDWGDYWVSTDVGRTPENLSTDAAVSWQPSSSTKLYPLNEDKILWLRFTVPPAPDAERWYLQMPSTQVEKITVFTLNSVGLWEAQSAGDLVAVDNWPLPSRYPIMPITVSAEIQHRFLVRIENSRPIIAPLEFISEAYLSRTEQRNSLLLGIFFGLAGLAVAISLLSAVSLRDSAYGVYALSVAVSGLAQARRTGTAGLHLWPNQPWWNDVSTTLLPTLEMSAALLFISVVVALPERSRRLNLSLVLMTVLGLLIALAMMKMPTEQRIDIFHAYIFLPQLLGAYALFWAWRRGDRFAPWLILGFTPMVLAEMSLLAKNAGLLEPSGLVVYSSQIGLALQLPIIMVVQMLRSAQRRENIRRISGLDRVDPETGLINGYVLVERLKRMIGRSTRLKHSSAVLLIDIVNTEQIYREFGRQAADELPLRVAERLLSTAREIDSAARLSTRRFGMLVEGPISSEEAASLRPRIVARCLMPYKGLQENCVASVHIAYALVPQQGLDAQVLMARLEARLAAALPSDKRAVFPLIEGLPELKKPRWKKIDLSNSSPAPESKKSVVLGEEFGVNSFGQART
- a CDS encoding tyrosine recombinase XerC, coding for MQGPRPNRYAPPNPLPVAAVLVPPGQGHALVERYLEHVRVEKRLAQRTVELYCLDLEKLENYVLLAGLELTAVQGSHVRRWVGQMHSGGRSARGIALILSGWRGFYRWLGREGMIASNPVQDVRAPRAARPLPKALGVDEAVQLANFAAPLEIDSQSPFLEARDRCITELLYGCGFRIGELVGLDIQASAKSRGWIDLDDAQAFVLGKGEKRRSVPVGGPALLALKSWLALRPGWAGLDAALFINASGGRLTPQHIRVRLKQRSRLAGLATPVHPHMLRHSFASHLLQSSGDLRAVQELLGHASITTTQSYTRLDFQHLAKIYDAAHPRATKAAAPVLRTAPETQNNLGQRKDPLAKPEDN